The following coding sequences are from one Lolium rigidum isolate FL_2022 chromosome 6, APGP_CSIRO_Lrig_0.1, whole genome shotgun sequence window:
- the LOC124660381 gene encoding protein STRICTOSIDINE SYNTHASE-LIKE 10-like has protein sequence MGCGMSRLAKATIALVILVMLFLPAAMAAASFDATRSQHLPLPRGTVRGPESVAFDGQGQGPYSGVSDGRVLKWNGDKLGWTTYTHGPGYDSKMCTATKFRPETATESQCGRPLGLRFDQKTGDLYIADAYKGLMRVGPGGGEATVLVNNVDGIPLSFTNGVDVDQTTGQVYFTDSSMNYNRAQHEMVTRTGDSTGRLMRYDPRTSDVTVLQTDMTYPNGVAVSTDHTHLVVASTGPCKLLRHWIKGPNAGRSEPFADLPGYPDNVRPSNKGGYWVALHREKNELPFGRDSHLLAVRVGSNGKILEEMRGPKSVRPTEIMERNNGKIYMGSVELPYVSVVKRK, from the coding sequence CCGCCTTGCCAAGGCTACGATCGCCCTGGTGATCCTGGTCATGCTTTTCCTGCCCGCCGCTATGGCGGCCGCCAGCTTCGACGCCACCCGGAGCCAGCACCTGCCGCTGCCGCGCGGGACCGTCCGCGGGCCGGAGAGCGTCGCTTTCGACGGACAGGGCCAGGGCCCCTACAGCGGCGTCTCCGACGGCCGTGTCCTCAAGTGGAACGGCGACAAGCTCGGATGGACGACCTACACGCACGGCCCCGGCTACGACAGCAAGATGTGCACGGCCACCAAGTTCCGCCCGGAGACAGCGACGGAGAGCCAATGTGGCCGCCCGCTCGGCCTTCGGTTCGACCAGAAGACAGGAGACCTGTACATCGCCGACGCGTACAAGGGTCTCATGAGGGTTGGCCCAGGCGGCGGGGAGGCGACGGTGCTGGTCAACAATGTCGATGGCATACCTCTAAGCTTCACCAACGGGGTTGACGTCGACCAAACTACCGGCCAGGTCTACTTCACAGACAGCTCTATGAACTACAACAGGGCGCAGCACGAGATGGTGACGAGAACTGGGGACTCCACGGGGCGCCTCATGAGGTATGACCCGCGAACCTCAGATGTCACGGTGCTCCAGACAGACATGACCTACCCTAATGGCGTCGCCGTCAGCACCGACCATACACACCTTGTGGTTGCATCGACCGGTCCTTGCAAGCTACTAAGGCACTGGATCAAAGGTCCCAACGCTGGAAGATCCGAGCCTTTTGCCGACCTCCCGGGCTATCCTGATAATGTGAGACCTAGCAACAAGGGAGGTTATTGGGTGGCTTTACACCGTGAGAAAAACGAACTTCCTTTCGGCCGGGATAGCCATTTGCTCGCTGTGAGGGTCGGCTCCAATGGGAAGATACTAGAAGAGATGAGAGGTCCCAAGAGTGTGAGACCGACGGAGATAATGGAGAGGAACAACGGCAAAATCTACATGGGTTCCGTGGAGCTGCCTTATGTCAGTGTAGTTAAACGCAAATAG